In Candidatus Hydrogenedentota bacterium, the following proteins share a genomic window:
- the cmr4 gene encoding type III-B CRISPR module RAMP protein Cmr4 — protein sequence MINKPKQYFAIALEPIHVGTGGQRLGRVDMTVVREPVSKVPYIPGTSLSGTLKYFADFTLRDKNIKEEICASTQGSRHKNHDHEVCPICVAFGYTPQDEESGKGSAQGLLHFSDAQLLASPVNTANGPVWLTSPSRLHNILGIGDGGDFDEDTFTLPKGFEDFTATAEKVNFGWVLLDKNKNTFSSVDELKKAGIEENCASRFVVVAEWLFSQLVNDNMEVRTSVVIDPETGAASDGGLFTFEAIPRGAIFSFDIVEHDYYGRWSRIQWNNGEESPPSATDMIEEYSFDGIKFIGLGGMTTRGFGCLDINPRANKQ from the coding sequence ATGATAAACAAACCCAAACAATATTTTGCAATTGCTTTAGAGCCAATTCATGTGGGAACAGGTGGTCAACGGCTTGGCCGGGTTGACATGACGGTGGTTCGCGAACCGGTATCCAAAGTACCTTATATCCCCGGAACCAGTCTATCGGGAACATTAAAATATTTTGCTGATTTTACGCTCCGTGATAAAAATATAAAGGAAGAAATATGTGCTTCTACTCAGGGATCTAGACATAAAAACCATGACCATGAGGTATGCCCCATCTGCGTTGCCTTTGGCTATACGCCCCAAGATGAGGAGAGCGGCAAAGGTTCTGCACAAGGATTGCTTCACTTTAGCGATGCGCAATTGTTGGCAAGCCCCGTGAATACTGCAAATGGTCCAGTCTGGCTCACCTCTCCCAGTCGCCTTCATAACATTCTAGGAATTGGCGATGGCGGCGATTTCGATGAAGATACATTTACCTTACCGAAAGGGTTTGAAGATTTTACTGCAACAGCAGAAAAAGTCAATTTCGGCTGGGTTCTTTTGGATAAGAACAAAAATACCTTTAGCTCTGTAGACGAACTTAAAAAAGCCGGCATTGAAGAAAACTGTGCTTCGCGTTTTGTGGTGGTAGCTGAATGGCTTTTCAGTCAATTGGTTAATGACAATATGGAAGTGCGCACTTCTGTTGTTATTGATCCTGAAACCGGTGCGGCCAGTGACGGCGGCCTATTCACTTTTGAAGCAATACCTCGAGGCGCGATTTTCTCTTTCGATATTGTCGAACATGATTATTATGGACGCTGGAGTAGAATCCAATGGAACAATGGCGAAGAGAGCCCTCCTTCGGCGACAGACATGATCGAAGAATACAGTTTTGACGGTATCAAATTTATCGGGCTGGGCGGTATGACTACACGCGGTTTCGGATGTCTTGATATTAATCCCCGGGCCAATAAACAATAA